One stretch of Pirellulales bacterium DNA includes these proteins:
- a CDS encoding acyl-CoA thioesterase: MTDVDFRYYLRVRYSECDAQKIVYNGRYSEYVDLATTEFLRAMALGDSMISGQFDYKTVRQSIDWRASARFDDVLEISVRTLNLGNTSFSASCEFRRAGSTDVIATSETVYVMVDAVTLDKTPIPGHLREILQRGAPGKQIDHAGWLPRG, encoded by the coding sequence ATGACCGACGTCGATTTCCGCTATTACCTGCGCGTCCGCTACAGCGAATGCGATGCGCAGAAGATCGTCTATAACGGGCGCTACTCGGAGTATGTCGACCTGGCCACGACCGAGTTCCTGCGGGCGATGGCGCTGGGCGACTCGATGATCTCCGGACAGTTCGACTACAAGACCGTGCGGCAATCGATCGACTGGCGGGCCTCGGCCCGCTTTGACGATGTGCTGGAAATCTCGGTTCGCACGCTGAACCTGGGCAACACGTCGTTCAGCGCGAGCTGCGAGTTCCGCCGGGCGGGGTCGACCGACGTCATCGCCACGTCGGAGACGGTGTACGTGATGGTCGATGCCGTGACGCTCGACAAGACGCCGATTCCCGGCCACTTGCGCGAAATCTTGCAGCGCGGCGCGCCCGGCAAGCAGATCGATCACGCCGGCTGGCTGCCACGCGGTTGA
- a CDS encoding HlyD family efflux transporter periplasmic adaptor subunit, which yields MSTEQPIDERLLEETKQQIRGLVNEIAQLSRTDASPQEFYDQFLSRVVQALAAVGGAVWMVGDSGALELKFQINLRQTNLAENQEDQRRHGRMLQQVLAAGQGRLVPPYSGAEGAEDAGNPTEFLLVMGPLHSGQDVVGLVEVFQRAGGNPSAHRGYLRFLLRMCELASDFLKTRQLRHLGDRQALWSQLEAFTRAAHMTLDPSETAFTLANEGRRLIQCDRVTVALRRGRHCTIEAISGQDTFDKRSNTVTMLAKLATAVVRTGEPMWYTGDMSQLAPQVEEALDAYLDEAHSKTVAVLPLRRPLEEVAGAEKTEIPEPVGALIVEQIEDARPREGMLQRVEVVSEHAGAALANAIEHHSLFLMPLWKAIGHSRVLVKARNLPKTLAAVGGVLALIAALLLVPWDFTVKGDATLQPAERYQVFAAVTGDVDEVFVDHGDLVKEGQLLCKLHSVELNLQMNQLEEERVTTLTSIQTQERVKGNNRLPPEERRRAEVEANILNAKLAKIEEQIDIYSERLLDLEAISPHDGQVITWDLRHRIEHRPVQQGQLLMTVANPKGEWELEIRMPEDRMGFVYEAREEFGPDLPVEYILAEDPGRTLQGKIREIDYAAEVRGDEGNTVIIRVAVNKADLKDLRPGAGATAKVQCGKSSLGYFLFHDVYAWFQSKVLFPYF from the coding sequence ATGAGTACCGAGCAACCCATTGACGAACGGCTGCTGGAAGAAACCAAGCAGCAGATTCGCGGACTGGTCAATGAGATTGCGCAGCTCTCGCGCACCGACGCCAGCCCGCAGGAGTTCTACGACCAGTTTCTCAGCCGCGTGGTACAGGCATTGGCCGCCGTCGGCGGTGCCGTCTGGATGGTCGGGGACAGCGGTGCGCTGGAGTTGAAATTCCAGATCAACCTGCGGCAAACCAACCTGGCCGAAAACCAGGAAGACCAGCGCCGCCATGGACGCATGTTGCAGCAGGTGCTCGCGGCCGGGCAAGGTCGACTGGTGCCCCCCTACTCCGGCGCCGAGGGCGCCGAAGACGCCGGCAACCCGACCGAATTTTTACTGGTCATGGGCCCGTTGCACAGCGGCCAGGATGTCGTGGGCCTGGTCGAGGTGTTCCAGCGCGCGGGCGGTAACCCTTCGGCGCACCGCGGGTACCTCCGCTTCTTGCTGCGGATGTGCGAGCTGGCCAGCGACTTTCTCAAGACGCGCCAGTTGCGCCACCTGGGCGATCGCCAGGCCTTGTGGTCGCAGCTCGAGGCGTTTACCCGCGCTGCGCACATGACGCTCGATCCGAGCGAAACAGCGTTCACCTTGGCCAACGAGGGTCGCCGGCTGATCCAGTGCGACCGGGTCACAGTCGCCTTGCGGCGCGGCCGGCATTGCACGATCGAAGCGATCAGCGGACAAGACACCTTTGATAAGCGGTCGAACACCGTGACGATGTTGGCCAAGTTGGCCACGGCCGTGGTCCGCACCGGCGAGCCGATGTGGTACACGGGCGACATGTCGCAGTTGGCCCCGCAAGTCGAAGAGGCGCTCGACGCTTATCTCGACGAGGCCCACTCGAAAACCGTGGCCGTGTTGCCGCTACGTCGGCCCCTGGAAGAGGTTGCCGGCGCCGAAAAAACCGAGATACCCGAACCGGTTGGGGCGCTGATCGTCGAGCAGATCGAAGACGCCCGGCCGCGCGAGGGCATGTTGCAGCGCGTCGAGGTGGTGAGCGAACATGCCGGCGCTGCGCTCGCCAATGCGATCGAGCACCACAGCTTGTTCTTGATGCCCCTGTGGAAGGCGATCGGCCATTCGAGAGTGCTGGTCAAGGCCCGCAATCTACCCAAGACGCTGGCCGCCGTGGGCGGCGTGCTGGCCCTGATCGCGGCGCTGCTGCTGGTGCCCTGGGACTTCACGGTCAAGGGCGACGCGACGCTGCAGCCGGCCGAGAGATATCAGGTGTTCGCCGCGGTCACCGGCGACGTCGACGAGGTGTTCGTCGATCACGGCGATCTGGTGAAAGAAGGCCAACTGCTCTGCAAGCTGCATAGCGTCGAGCTGAACCTGCAGATGAATCAGCTCGAAGAAGAGCGTGTCACCACGCTGACCTCGATCCAGACGCAAGAGCGCGTGAAGGGTAACAACCGGCTGCCGCCGGAAGAACGGCGCCGCGCGGAAGTCGAGGCCAACATCCTCAACGCCAAGCTGGCGAAGATCGAAGAGCAGATCGACATCTACTCCGAGCGCCTGCTGGACCTCGAAGCGATCAGCCCGCATGACGGCCAGGTCATCACCTGGGACCTGCGCCACCGCATCGAGCATCGCCCGGTGCAACAGGGCCAATTGCTGATGACCGTCGCCAATCCCAAGGGCGAGTGGGAGCTGGAGATCCGCATGCCGGAAGACCGCATGGGCTTCGTCTACGAGGCCCGCGAGGAGTTCGGCCCCGACCTGCCGGTGGAATACATCCTGGCCGAGGACCCCGGCCGGACGCTGCAAGGGAAGATCCGCGAGATCGACTATGCCGCCGAGGTCCGCGGCGACGAGGGCAACACGGTGATCATCCGCGTGGCCGTCAACAAGGCCGATTTGAAGGACCTGCGTCCTGGCGCCGGGGCGACGGCCAAGGTGCAATGCGGCAAATCCTCGCTCGGCTATTTCCTGTTCCACGACGTTTACGCGTGGTTCCAATCGAAGGTCTTGTTCCCGTATTTCTAA
- a CDS encoding glycosyltransferase — MRILLACHESPARADDAWDTGALAERLRSRGHDVRLWDAERELTALTGAAFPPLDAWPAAWSDDLLAEYLHLARRRLDDLIVAEDPDVIHTDGLWVLAYLALESGVPYVSSVRGGELVRVDTLARQRELIVQAAENAGRLFVADATASERLLAVLPELETPTTVIGPLRYACPTKLSHAYRQVREARCGEFSGWMTAASG; from the coding sequence ATGCGAATCCTGTTAGCCTGTCACGAATCGCCTGCCCGGGCCGACGACGCCTGGGACACGGGCGCGCTCGCGGAGCGTTTGCGATCGCGGGGACACGACGTGCGGCTGTGGGATGCCGAGCGCGAGTTGACTGCGTTGACCGGGGCGGCATTCCCCCCGCTCGACGCGTGGCCGGCCGCCTGGTCGGACGACCTGCTGGCCGAGTATCTGCACCTGGCACGCCGGCGGCTGGACGACTTGATCGTGGCCGAGGATCCCGACGTGATCCACACCGATGGGCTGTGGGTGCTGGCCTACCTGGCGTTGGAAAGCGGGGTCCCCTACGTGTCGAGCGTGCGCGGCGGCGAATTGGTGCGGGTCGACACCCTGGCGCGGCAGCGAGAATTGATCGTCCAGGCCGCCGAAAACGCCGGGCGGCTGTTCGTGGCCGATGCCACGGCCAGCGAGCGCTTGCTGGCCGTGCTGCCCGAGCTGGAGACGCCGACCACGGTGATCGGGCCGCTGCGCTATGCGTGCCCCACGAAGCTTTCCCACGCCTATCGCCAGGTGCGCGAGGCGCGCTGCGGCGAATTCTCCGGCTGGATGACCGCCGCCTCCGGCTAA
- a CDS encoding enoyl-CoA hydratase: MSQTLSTANEPLVSRETDGAVVRLLLNCPQRRNALSRRMLQSLRDELAELAPRREIKVVVLAAAGPVFSAGHDLAELSAASPAELEAIFALCTEVMEAVRLGPQIVVAEVQGLATAAGCQLAATCDLIVAADTASFATPGVKIGLFCSTPAVALSRAVPAKKALEMLVTGTPLSAAEAHDCGLVNRVVAAGELTAATRALAQQIAAASGETLRIGKRAFYEQLALDRPQAYATAGCTMVCNAQTTDAQEGMRAFLEKRPPRWTS, encoded by the coding sequence TTGAGCCAGACCTTGAGCACGGCAAACGAACCGCTGGTGAGCCGCGAGACGGACGGCGCCGTCGTCCGGCTGCTGCTCAACTGTCCGCAGCGGCGCAACGCGCTCTCGCGACGCATGCTCCAATCGCTGCGCGACGAGCTGGCCGAGTTGGCGCCGCGCCGCGAGATCAAGGTCGTCGTCCTGGCTGCGGCCGGGCCGGTGTTTTCTGCCGGACACGATCTGGCCGAGCTGAGCGCGGCCTCGCCCGCAGAATTGGAAGCGATTTTCGCGCTCTGCACCGAGGTCATGGAAGCGGTGCGTCTGGGGCCGCAGATCGTCGTGGCCGAAGTGCAAGGGCTCGCCACGGCCGCCGGCTGCCAGTTGGCCGCGACTTGCGACCTGATCGTGGCGGCCGATACGGCCAGCTTTGCCACGCCGGGCGTGAAGATCGGACTCTTCTGCTCGACCCCGGCAGTGGCGCTGAGCCGCGCGGTGCCGGCTAAGAAAGCCCTGGAGATGCTCGTGACGGGCACCCCGTTGTCGGCGGCCGAAGCGCACGACTGTGGCCTCGTCAATCGCGTGGTGGCGGCCGGCGAATTGACCGCTGCGACCCGGGCGTTGGCCCAGCAAATCGCGGCGGCCAGCGGCGAGACTCTCCGCATCGGCAAGCGCGCCTTCTACGAGCAACTGGCGCTCGATCGGCCGCAGGCCTATGCGACCGCGGGCTGCACGATGGTGTGCAATGCCCAAACAACCGATGCCCAGGAAGGCATGCGCGCGTTTCTCGAAAAGCGGCCGCCGCGATGGACAAGTTAA
- a CDS encoding HlyD family efflux transporter periplasmic adaptor subunit has translation MHMPHTRIRAAGPLVVGGALAWLLAAPGALAQEITIPRCPLDLIEERDVPAQDAGMLLELDAREGAVVEQNMRLGAIDDREAQAELIVAQREYDVAKEKAENDVNVRYAEAAAKVAEYTYLQNKSANDKVPGTVSQTEVLKTLFDWKRSKLQIEQAQSEMAIAALELKAAEAKQNAMKVKVDRRQILAPISGMITKVERKPGTWVNPGDPIVRIIYLERLRVKGHVESADYSPSVMLGRAVKVKVQLPAGPRGFTGKVVFCNPEIDLNGKFEVWAEIDNPQEDGRWTLHPGLTSEMSIDMSGVAPPVAPEAAQTPVGATPSTRRTATKRSR, from the coding sequence ATGCACATGCCTCACACTCGAATCCGCGCGGCCGGTCCGCTCGTTGTCGGTGGCGCCCTGGCCTGGCTGCTCGCGGCACCGGGCGCCCTGGCGCAGGAAATCACCATTCCCCGCTGCCCGCTCGATTTGATCGAGGAGCGCGACGTGCCCGCCCAAGACGCCGGCATGTTGCTCGAGCTCGATGCGCGAGAAGGCGCGGTCGTCGAACAGAACATGCGGCTGGGAGCCATCGACGATCGCGAGGCGCAAGCCGAGCTGATCGTGGCCCAGCGCGAGTACGACGTCGCCAAGGAAAAGGCGGAAAACGACGTCAACGTCCGTTACGCCGAGGCCGCGGCCAAGGTGGCCGAGTACACCTATCTGCAAAACAAGAGCGCCAACGACAAGGTGCCGGGCACCGTCTCGCAAACCGAGGTGCTCAAAACGTTGTTCGACTGGAAGCGGTCGAAGCTGCAGATCGAACAAGCGCAGTCGGAAATGGCGATTGCGGCGCTCGAGCTCAAGGCCGCTGAGGCCAAACAGAACGCCATGAAGGTCAAGGTCGATCGCCGGCAGATTCTCGCGCCGATCAGCGGCATGATCACCAAGGTCGAGCGCAAGCCCGGCACCTGGGTCAATCCCGGCGACCCGATCGTGCGGATCATCTACCTGGAGCGGCTACGCGTGAAAGGCCACGTCGAGTCGGCCGATTACTCGCCCAGCGTGATGCTCGGCCGCGCGGTGAAGGTCAAAGTACAGTTGCCGGCCGGCCCCCGTGGATTCACCGGCAAAGTCGTGTTCTGCAACCCGGAAATCGACCTCAACGGCAAGTTCGAAGTGTGGGCCGAAATCGACAACCCGCAGGAAGACGGCCGCTGGACCTTGCATCCCGGCCTGACCAGCGAGATGTCGATCGACATGTCGGGCGTGGCCCCGCCGGTCGCGCCCGAGGCGGCGCAGACGCCGGTCGGCGCGACGCCTTCGACGCGCCGCACGGCAACCAAGCGCTCGCGATAG
- the glsA gene encoding glutaminase A yields MQRSDGPDEIDALVSRMKSAAAPLRQTLAQLHAQFAPVNDGTVADYIPELAKANPDWFGISIVTAAGQSFDVGDYQQTFSIQSVSKPFVFGLALEDHGRDAVLRRVGVEPTGEAFNAIVLDEASNRPFNPMVNAGAIATADLVAGKDYPERVSRLIAMFGRYCGRDVYIDNTVFMSERTTGHRNRAIAHLMRNFNMVGEHFEDSLELYFQQCSVMVTCHDLAVMGATLANGGVNPITGVRALEAEYVKDLLSIMLTCGMYDYAGEWAFRVGLPAKSGVAGGVVAVVPGKLGIGVFSPRLDAKGNSVRGVQLCQELSARFGLHAFESNAGSELLAGELQPRRGG; encoded by the coding sequence ATGCAACGCTCGGACGGTCCGGATGAGATCGACGCCCTGGTCAGCCGTATGAAGTCGGCCGCCGCTCCGTTGCGGCAGACGCTGGCGCAACTGCACGCACAGTTTGCCCCGGTGAACGACGGCACCGTGGCCGATTACATTCCCGAATTGGCGAAGGCCAATCCCGACTGGTTCGGCATCAGCATCGTCACCGCTGCCGGTCAATCGTTCGACGTCGGCGATTATCAGCAGACTTTCAGCATTCAGTCGGTCTCGAAGCCGTTTGTCTTCGGATTGGCGCTTGAAGACCACGGCCGCGACGCGGTGTTGCGGCGCGTCGGCGTCGAGCCCACGGGCGAAGCGTTCAACGCGATCGTGCTCGACGAGGCCTCGAACCGGCCGTTCAACCCGATGGTCAACGCCGGCGCGATCGCCACGGCCGACCTCGTGGCCGGCAAGGACTATCCCGAGCGCGTCTCGCGGCTGATCGCCATGTTCGGCCGTTATTGCGGTCGCGACGTCTACATCGACAACACCGTGTTCATGTCGGAGCGCACCACGGGCCATCGCAATCGGGCCATCGCGCACCTGATGCGCAACTTCAACATGGTGGGCGAGCACTTCGAGGACTCGCTCGAGCTCTACTTCCAGCAGTGCTCGGTGATGGTCACCTGTCACGACCTGGCCGTGATGGGGGCCACGCTGGCCAACGGCGGCGTGAATCCCATCACGGGCGTGCGCGCCCTGGAGGCCGAGTACGTCAAGGACCTGCTCAGCATCATGCTGACCTGCGGCATGTACGACTACGCCGGCGAATGGGCCTTCCGCGTGGGCCTGCCGGCCAAGAGCGGCGTGGCCGGTGGCGTCGTCGCCGTGGTGCCGGGCAAGCTGGGGATCGGCGTGTTTTCACCCCGGCTCGACGCCAAGGGCAACAGCGTCCGCGGAGTTCAACTCTGCCAGGAACTCTCGGCGAGATTCGGCTTGCACGCCTTCGAGTCGAACGCCGGCAGCGAACTGCTCGCCGGCGAGCTGCAGCCGCGCCGCGGGGGATAA
- a CDS encoding MinD/ParA family protein → MPKTISIHSFRGGTGKSNITANLSVLLASRGKRVGVIDTDIQSPGIHVIFAKGPGDFQYALNDFLWGKARIEQAAYDVTDAAFGNPNQYGPRTKLFLIPSSIDTGAIAKVIREGYDVALLNEGFQRLIQVLDLDYLLIDTHPGVNEETLLSIAISDVFLLILRPDNQDFQGTSVTVELARRLEVGELLVVLNKVPAKLHTEALAQRVQDAYQAPVVGMLPLSEEMAHLASSGLFVNRHPQHPLAQELQRIADRLAQ, encoded by the coding sequence GTGCCGAAGACGATCTCGATCCATTCCTTTCGCGGGGGCACCGGCAAGTCGAACATCACGGCCAACCTGTCGGTGCTGTTGGCCAGCCGCGGCAAACGCGTGGGCGTGATCGACACCGACATCCAATCGCCCGGCATCCACGTGATCTTTGCCAAGGGACCGGGCGATTTTCAGTACGCCCTGAACGATTTCCTCTGGGGCAAGGCCCGCATCGAGCAGGCCGCCTACGACGTGACCGACGCGGCCTTCGGCAACCCCAACCAGTATGGCCCGCGGACCAAGCTGTTTCTCATTCCCTCGAGCATCGACACGGGGGCCATCGCCAAGGTGATTCGCGAAGGCTACGACGTGGCCTTGCTCAACGAGGGTTTTCAGCGCTTGATCCAGGTGCTCGATCTCGACTACCTGCTGATCGACACGCATCCGGGCGTGAACGAAGAGACGCTGCTGTCGATCGCCATCTCCGACGTGTTCCTGCTGATCCTGCGGCCCGACAACCAGGATTTCCAAGGTACGTCGGTCACGGTCGAGCTGGCGCGGCGGCTCGAGGTGGGCGAGCTGCTGGTGGTGCTGAACAAGGTTCCGGCCAAACTGCACACCGAGGCGTTGGCCCAACGCGTGCAGGACGCCTACCAGGCGCCGGTCGTGGGCATGCTGCCGCTGTCCGAGGAAATGGCCCATCTGGCCTCCAGCGGACTGTTCGTCAATCGCCATCCTCAGCATCCGCTCGCGCAAGAGCTGCAGCGGATTGCCGACCGGCTGGCCCAATAG
- a CDS encoding biotin/lipoyl-binding protein encodes MPSLADSLVSSSARKLALRVRPELSARRHKYQGRTYWVVKEPVGLNYFRFQEEEYAILRMLDGTVSLDDIKERFEAQFPPEKITVEEIQHFIGTLHRSGLVIADVPGQGKQLLERRNERRRKELLQMVGNILSLRFKGIDPDRILNWLYPKVSWFFTTWCLALCVLAAASALLLVLVQFDEFQSRLPTFHQFFSAKNFLLLGGTLAITKILHEFGHALTCKHFGGECHEMGVMILVLTPCLYVNVSDSWMLPNKWHRAAIGAAGMYVELCIATICTYVWWFSEPGVLNHLCLSTMFVCSVSTLIFNANPLLRYDGYYILSDILEIPNLRQKSSTILSRTLSEWCLGLEPPDDPFLPERNQWLFATYTVAAVIYRWVVVFSILFFLNKVFEPYRLKIIGQIIAMGSVWGLLGQPMVQLFKFMRVPGRTRQVKKLRLLATVGVVAAVIAAVCLIPLPYRVNCTFEVKARDASNVYVDTAGILSELNVQPGDRVEEGQVLAVLRNPEIELEMNKLETQLAECDARTQNLQAIAFDDPTASGDIAVEEEKRPLIVRQIEEKQHDLDSLELRAPAAGFVLPPPETPARPQQEEEQLPGWIGTPLKEQNIGAMLSESTLFCQIGDPTKMQAVLVIDQSDLLFVSRGQDVDLMLEQMPGRVFSTKIEDIANLDLKQMPKPLSNKAGGDLPTKTDEAGNERPMSASYQARAAFDGPTDALRLGLRGQAKIYARPQTLGQRLYRLVVKTFNFDL; translated from the coding sequence GTGCCATCCCTTGCCGACAGCCTGGTTTCGAGTTCGGCCCGCAAGCTGGCGCTGCGGGTGCGCCCGGAGCTTTCGGCCCGGCGCCATAAGTACCAAGGCCGCACCTACTGGGTGGTCAAGGAACCGGTCGGGCTGAACTACTTCCGGTTCCAGGAGGAAGAGTACGCCATCTTGCGGATGCTCGACGGGACGGTGAGCCTCGACGACATCAAGGAGCGTTTCGAGGCCCAGTTCCCGCCGGAAAAGATCACCGTCGAGGAGATTCAGCATTTCATCGGCACGCTCCACCGTAGCGGGCTGGTGATTGCCGACGTACCCGGCCAGGGCAAGCAGTTGCTCGAGCGGCGCAACGAGCGCCGCCGCAAAGAGCTGCTGCAAATGGTCGGAAACATTCTGTCGCTACGGTTCAAGGGTATCGACCCGGACCGGATTCTGAACTGGCTCTATCCCAAGGTGAGCTGGTTCTTCACGACCTGGTGCCTGGCGCTGTGTGTGCTGGCGGCGGCGTCGGCGCTGTTGCTGGTGCTCGTGCAGTTCGACGAGTTCCAATCACGGCTGCCGACCTTTCACCAGTTCTTCAGCGCCAAGAATTTCCTGCTCCTGGGCGGCACGCTGGCCATTACGAAAATTCTCCACGAGTTCGGCCACGCGCTGACCTGCAAACATTTCGGCGGCGAATGCCACGAAATGGGCGTCATGATCCTCGTGTTGACGCCGTGCCTGTACGTCAACGTCTCGGATAGCTGGATGCTGCCCAACAAGTGGCATCGGGCCGCGATCGGCGCGGCCGGCATGTACGTCGAACTCTGCATTGCCACGATCTGCACGTACGTCTGGTGGTTCAGCGAGCCGGGCGTGCTCAATCACTTGTGCCTGAGCACGATGTTCGTCTGCTCGGTTAGCACGTTGATCTTCAACGCCAACCCGCTGCTCCGCTACGACGGTTACTACATCCTCTCGGACATCCTCGAGATCCCGAACCTGCGGCAGAAAAGCTCGACGATCCTCAGCCGCACCTTGAGCGAATGGTGCCTGGGGCTCGAGCCGCCCGACGATCCGTTCCTGCCCGAGCGCAACCAGTGGCTGTTCGCCACCTATACCGTGGCAGCCGTGATCTATCGCTGGGTGGTCGTGTTCTCGATCTTGTTCTTCTTGAACAAGGTCTTCGAGCCGTACCGGTTGAAGATCATCGGTCAGATCATCGCGATGGGCTCGGTGTGGGGACTGCTGGGCCAGCCGATGGTGCAATTGTTCAAATTCATGCGTGTTCCGGGGAGGACCCGCCAGGTGAAGAAGCTGCGTTTGCTGGCGACCGTCGGCGTCGTCGCCGCCGTGATCGCGGCGGTCTGCCTGATCCCATTGCCGTATCGCGTCAATTGCACCTTCGAAGTCAAGGCCCGCGATGCCTCGAACGTCTATGTCGACACGGCCGGCATCCTGAGCGAACTGAACGTCCAGCCGGGCGATCGGGTCGAAGAGGGCCAGGTGTTGGCCGTGCTGCGCAATCCCGAAATCGAACTCGAGATGAACAAGCTCGAGACGCAACTGGCCGAATGCGATGCCCGGACCCAAAACCTGCAAGCCATCGCTTTCGACGATCCGACCGCCTCGGGCGACATCGCCGTCGAGGAGGAGAAACGGCCCCTGATCGTCCGCCAGATCGAAGAGAAGCAGCACGATCTCGATTCGCTGGAGCTGCGCGCCCCGGCGGCCGGCTTTGTGCTGCCGCCCCCGGAGACGCCTGCTCGGCCGCAGCAAGAGGAAGAGCAACTTCCCGGCTGGATCGGCACGCCCCTCAAGGAACAGAACATCGGCGCGATGCTGTCCGAAAGCACGCTGTTCTGCCAGATCGGCGATCCGACCAAGATGCAGGCCGTGCTCGTGATCGACCAGAGCGACTTGCTGTTCGTCTCCCGCGGACAGGACGTCGACCTGATGCTCGAACAAATGCCGGGCCGGGTGTTCTCGACCAAGATCGAGGACATCGCCAATCTCGATCTGAAGCAGATGCCCAAGCCGCTGTCGAACAAGGCGGGCGGCGATCTGCCGACCAAGACCGACGAGGCCGGTAACGAACGCCCGATGAGCGCCAGCTACCAGGCCCGCGCGGCGTTCGACGGACCGACCGACGCCCTGCGATTGGGCCTGCGCGGCCAGGCGAAGATCTACGCTCGCCCGCAAACCTTGGGGCAGCGGCTCTACCGGCTCGTCGTCAAGACGTTCAACTTCGACCTGTAA
- a CDS encoding acyl-CoA synthetase: protein MNPYEQHLDRNPANYVPLSPLGLLERAAAVFPEHLAYVHGQRQASYAEFFARSRRLASALALAGIGPGDTVSIMASNVPAMLEAHYGVPATGAVLNTLNVRLDAAAIAFMLDHAETKLLLVDPEFFETIEAALQLVERRPRVIDIRDDEFLQGQQLLGDVEYEEFLAQGDPHYPWRGPTDEWNAIALNYTSGTTGNPKGVVYHHRGAYLNAVGNALVWHLPQHPVYLWTLPMFHCNGWCFPWVISLVAGTHVCLRRPTAESVFAAIADHGVTHLCGAPIVLNMLINADPGLHRATDRTVEVMTAASAPPPAVIAGMERMGFHVTHVYGLTEVYGPAVVCEWHDAWDRLPLDEQAALKARQGVRYPVEEGLTVADPETLAPVPADGRTMGEVLMRGNITMKGYLKNPTATTEAFRGGWFHTGDLGVMHANGYIELRDRSKDIIISGGENISTIEVEGVLYQHPAVLEAAIVARPDATWGETPCAFVTLKAEAQATAEDLIGFCRQHLAHFKCPKTVVFGTLPKTSTGKVLKYVLREQAAKL from the coding sequence ATGAATCCCTACGAACAACACCTCGATCGCAACCCGGCGAACTATGTGCCGCTTTCGCCGCTGGGGCTGCTGGAGCGCGCCGCGGCCGTGTTTCCCGAGCATCTGGCCTACGTGCACGGGCAGCGGCAGGCCAGCTATGCCGAGTTCTTTGCCCGGTCGCGACGATTGGCCTCGGCGCTGGCGTTAGCCGGCATCGGCCCGGGCGACACCGTGTCGATCATGGCCTCGAATGTGCCGGCGATGCTCGAAGCGCACTACGGCGTGCCGGCTACTGGCGCGGTGCTCAACACGCTCAATGTGCGGCTCGACGCGGCGGCGATCGCTTTTATGCTCGACCATGCCGAGACGAAGCTGCTGTTGGTCGATCCAGAGTTCTTCGAGACGATCGAAGCCGCCTTGCAGCTCGTCGAACGGCGCCCGCGGGTGATCGACATTCGCGACGACGAGTTCTTGCAGGGTCAGCAACTTTTGGGCGACGTAGAGTACGAAGAGTTTCTGGCGCAGGGCGATCCGCACTATCCCTGGCGAGGTCCGACGGATGAATGGAACGCCATTGCGCTGAACTACACCTCGGGTACCACCGGCAATCCCAAGGGCGTGGTCTATCACCACCGCGGGGCCTATCTAAACGCCGTGGGCAATGCCCTGGTGTGGCATCTGCCGCAGCATCCGGTGTATCTCTGGACGCTGCCGATGTTTCATTGCAACGGTTGGTGCTTTCCCTGGGTGATCTCGTTGGTGGCCGGCACGCACGTCTGCCTGCGCCGGCCCACGGCCGAGAGCGTGTTCGCGGCGATTGCCGATCACGGGGTGACGCATCTGTGCGGCGCGCCCATCGTGCTCAACATGCTGATCAACGCCGATCCCGGGTTGCACCGCGCGACGGACCGCACCGTCGAGGTGATGACGGCCGCGTCGGCCCCGCCGCCGGCCGTGATCGCCGGCATGGAACGCATGGGCTTTCACGTCACGCACGTCTACGGGCTCACCGAGGTCTATGGGCCGGCCGTCGTTTGCGAGTGGCACGACGCGTGGGATCGGTTGCCGCTGGACGAGCAGGCCGCGCTCAAGGCTCGACAGGGCGTGCGCTACCCGGTTGAAGAGGGGCTGACCGTGGCCGATCCCGAGACGCTCGCGCCGGTGCCGGCCGACGGACGGACCATGGGCGAGGTGTTGATGCGCGGCAACATCACGATGAAAGGCTACCTGAAGAATCCCACCGCCACGACCGAAGCGTTTCGCGGCGGCTGGTTCCATACGGGCGACCTGGGCGTAATGCACGCCAACGGCTACATCGAGCTGCGCGACCGTTCGAAAGACATCATCATTTCCGGCGGCGAGAACATCTCGACGATCGAAGTCGAAGGGGTGCTCTATCAGCACCCGGCCGTGCTCGAGGCGGCCATCGTGGCCCGGCCCGACGCGACCTGGGGCGAGACGCCATGCGCGTTTGTCACGCTCAAGGCCGAGGCCCAGGCCACGGCCGAAGATCTGATCGGCTTCTGTCGCCAACACCTAGCGCATTTCAAATGTCCGAAAACGGTCGTGTTCGGCACCTTGCCGAAAACGTCCACGGGCAAGGTGCTGAAATACGTGCTGCGCGAGCAGGCGGCCAAGCTGTAA